A genomic segment from Candidatus Brocadia sinica JPN1 encodes:
- a CDS encoding acyl-CoA dehydratase activase codes for MSQKKYIGLDIGSVSIKAVLINERKEILEDHYVRSHGQSVETFLLVLRDIFNRTHIDDIDGIAITGSGGKLISELMNIAFINEVVAHSQATTTLHPEARTIIEIGGEDSKLMLIEKDVSTGHTKVSDFSMNTMCAAGTGSFLDQQATRLGIAIEKEFGELALKSKNPPRIAGRCSVFAKTDMIHLQQEGTPVHDIVAGLCYAMARNFKSNIGKGKEFFRPIVFQGGVAANVGMVKAFEDVLELKPGELVIPKYFNVMGAIGTVFTLMDKGIHSPFRGLKEVEEYLRSRSAKASSLEPLRSDNYKIVDMIHPVAGDEKVEAYVGVDVGSISTNIVVIDKQKNVLARRYLMTAGRPLEAVKQGLYEVGLEVGDKVVVCGAGTTGSGRYLTGDFIGADIAKNEITAHATAAANVDKNVDTIFEIGGQDSKFIRLENGAIVDFAMNKVCAAGTGSFLEEQAEKLSVSIKGEFSKRALSSCCPSHLGERCTVFMESDLNHHQQRGTSKDDLLAGLSYSVVLNFINRVVEDRKIGNTIFFQGGVAANRGVKAAFEKVTGRKIIVPPHHDIMGAIGSAIIAMEERVWEKSRFKGFDLRHKRYDLSSFVCKDCSNICEIRKVTIDGENPLHYGSRCGKFDDEKTLKKGRHLPRLFRERKDALVNTYKKNKPDQPAGKKIGIPQVSTFHDLYPMWKAFFIELGFDVITSSDTNKDIIYNGVEVITAETCFPIKVAHGHVIDMLNRDIDYLFLPSVINLTHSSPRLTHSYACPYVQCIPYLVRSAIDFKEKKFEVLSPVIHFEYGEEFVDKTLRQIAKSLGRTGEVVEIAIKSAREALQTFHKTLEARGKEILGKLGENEKAFVLISRSYNGCDTGMNLGLPEKLRDLGVLTIPLDFLKLDIEEVSHDYPNMYWKTGQKFLAAARIIARDKRLYPLYITNFGCGPDSFITKFFAKELAGKPCLTIEIDEHSSDVGAITRCEAFIDSLKNVKSVTDRKKLRDDVPVRNVTEKKKRTIYIPYMCDHGRMIAASMRANGVLAEALPMANKQSIDIGRKFTSGKECYPAILTTGDIVKKAMSPDFDPEASAFFMATASGPCRFGQYNKFQRMVLDDLGFPHVPLYTMDQGENYDEDTKSLGTHFRKLAWNGIMYIDLLQKLQRETRPYELQKDETDALYENFVKKAESALEKHQDLVKFAREANIAFANIKVDRSKPRPLIGVIGETYVRCNEFANNFLARNIERLGGEVFIPPFAEWINYIAHCRRESCLFEKDYKGLFGEIISDIVQRYDAYKLTKVFKGRIRHFLKDAPIKELIRRGKPYIDDSYKGDPVLSMGKVIEYVEEGFDGIVNVIPFHCMPGTVVNGVLERFQKDFYGMPCLKLSFDGQEQTNEETRLEAFMHQAYQRMEGKVNSHKHGTVSRRQKSKVSSRPMAVGKG; via the coding sequence GAAGGATGTGTCAACAGGGCATACCAAGGTTTCTGATTTTTCGATGAATACCATGTGTGCTGCTGGTACGGGGTCGTTTTTGGATCAGCAGGCTACAAGGCTTGGTATCGCGATAGAAAAAGAATTTGGAGAGCTTGCATTGAAATCCAAAAACCCGCCGCGTATTGCCGGTCGTTGCAGTGTATTTGCCAAGACGGATATGATCCATTTACAGCAGGAAGGCACGCCGGTGCATGATATTGTTGCCGGACTTTGTTATGCCATGGCCAGAAACTTTAAGAGCAACATCGGGAAGGGGAAGGAATTTTTCAGGCCCATCGTATTTCAGGGTGGTGTGGCAGCAAATGTCGGTATGGTCAAGGCATTTGAGGATGTTTTGGAACTCAAGCCCGGTGAACTGGTTATACCAAAGTATTTCAATGTAATGGGGGCTATCGGTACGGTGTTTACCTTAATGGATAAAGGGATTCACTCGCCCTTCCGTGGATTAAAGGAAGTTGAAGAATACCTGAGGAGCCGCAGCGCAAAGGCGTCGAGCCTTGAACCACTTCGATCGGATAATTACAAAATTGTTGACATGATACACCCGGTTGCTGGCGACGAAAAGGTCGAGGCATATGTTGGGGTTGATGTGGGTTCTATCAGCACAAATATTGTTGTTATCGACAAACAGAAAAATGTCCTGGCAAGACGCTATCTCATGACGGCAGGAAGGCCGTTGGAAGCCGTGAAACAAGGTCTTTATGAGGTGGGTCTGGAAGTCGGAGATAAGGTGGTTGTCTGCGGCGCCGGAACCACAGGTTCCGGGCGTTATCTGACAGGAGACTTTATCGGTGCTGATATCGCAAAGAATGAAATTACTGCCCACGCCACTGCGGCAGCAAACGTGGATAAAAATGTGGATACGATCTTCGAAATCGGTGGGCAGGATTCCAAGTTTATACGGTTGGAAAATGGGGCAATTGTGGATTTTGCCATGAATAAAGTCTGTGCTGCCGGTACCGGCTCATTTCTGGAAGAACAGGCCGAAAAACTCAGCGTAAGCATCAAAGGGGAATTTAGCAAACGGGCGCTTTCGTCGTGCTGCCCCTCACATCTTGGAGAACGGTGCACCGTTTTTATGGAATCCGACCTGAACCATCATCAGCAGCGCGGAACGTCCAAGGACGATCTGCTCGCAGGCCTGAGTTATTCTGTGGTGTTGAACTTTATCAACAGGGTTGTAGAGGATAGGAAGATCGGGAATACTATTTTTTTCCAGGGGGGAGTTGCCGCCAACCGCGGTGTAAAGGCGGCGTTCGAAAAAGTAACAGGGAGAAAGATTATTGTTCCGCCTCATCACGATATTATGGGGGCTATCGGATCTGCCATTATTGCTATGGAAGAAAGGGTATGGGAGAAATCCAGGTTTAAGGGGTTTGATCTCCGGCACAAGAGATACGACCTGTCTTCCTTCGTTTGTAAAGATTGTTCGAATATTTGTGAGATTCGAAAGGTCACTATCGATGGAGAAAACCCGCTTCATTACGGAAGTCGTTGCGGCAAATTTGACGACGAAAAGACTTTGAAAAAAGGGAGGCACTTACCAAGGCTTTTTCGCGAGAGGAAAGATGCGCTCGTCAATACCTATAAGAAAAACAAACCGGATCAGCCTGCAGGAAAAAAGATCGGGATACCACAGGTATCTACCTTTCATGACCTCTACCCGATGTGGAAGGCGTTCTTCATCGAGCTGGGTTTTGATGTTATAACCTCCAGTGATACTAATAAAGATATTATCTATAACGGTGTGGAAGTAATTACCGCAGAGACCTGCTTTCCTATCAAAGTTGCGCACGGACACGTGATCGACATGTTAAACAGGGATATTGATTATCTGTTTTTGCCCAGCGTTATCAATTTAACGCATAGCAGCCCCCGGCTCACCCATTCGTATGCATGTCCTTACGTGCAGTGCATACCGTATCTCGTACGTTCGGCCATTGACTTTAAGGAAAAGAAGTTTGAAGTCTTATCCCCGGTCATTCATTTCGAATACGGAGAAGAGTTTGTGGACAAGACCCTGCGTCAAATCGCAAAAAGCCTTGGAAGAACCGGAGAGGTTGTTGAAATAGCGATAAAGTCGGCACGTGAGGCGCTGCAGACTTTTCATAAAACCCTTGAGGCACGGGGAAAAGAGATCCTGGGAAAATTAGGAGAAAATGAAAAGGCATTCGTGCTGATCAGCCGTTCCTACAATGGTTGCGATACGGGTATGAATCTTGGTCTTCCTGAAAAATTGCGTGATTTAGGAGTTTTGACAATCCCACTGGACTTTTTGAAACTTGATATTGAAGAAGTATCTCATGATTATCCGAATATGTATTGGAAGACAGGACAAAAATTCCTCGCAGCGGCCAGGATAATTGCCAGGGATAAAAGGCTTTACCCCTTATATATTACCAACTTTGGCTGCGGTCCAGACTCGTTTATAACCAAATTTTTTGCCAAAGAATTGGCAGGAAAACCCTGTCTGACCATTGAAATTGACGAGCACAGCTCTGATGTTGGGGCAATAACCAGGTGCGAGGCATTTATTGATAGCCTTAAAAATGTTAAATCTGTCACTGATAGAAAAAAATTGAGAGACGATGTTCCGGTTCGGAACGTGACGGAGAAAAAGAAACGCACGATTTACATTCCTTATATGTGTGACCACGGCAGGATGATTGCCGCCTCCATGAGGGCTAATGGTGTGCTGGCAGAAGCCTTGCCTATGGCCAATAAGCAGTCGATTGATATTGGACGAAAGTTTACTTCGGGAAAGGAATGCTACCCTGCAATTCTTACAACCGGGGATATTGTGAAAAAGGCTATGAGCCCTGACTTTGACCCTGAGGCAAGCGCCTTCTTTATGGCTACAGCATCCGGTCCTTGCCGGTTTGGCCAATACAATAAATTTCAGCGTATGGTATTGGATGATCTTGGATTTCCTCATGTACCTCTTTACACAATGGATCAGGGAGAAAACTACGACGAGGATACCAAGAGCCTTGGCACGCACTTCCGTAAACTGGCGTGGAACGGTATTATGTATATCGACCTCCTGCAAAAATTACAAAGGGAAACGAGGCCTTACGAACTACAGAAAGATGAAACGGATGCTCTTTACGAAAACTTCGTGAAAAAGGCAGAGTCAGCGCTCGAAAAACATCAGGATCTGGTGAAATTCGCGCGGGAGGCGAATATTGCCTTTGCAAACATAAAAGTAGACCGAAGCAAGCCCAGACCATTAATCGGTGTCATTGGAGAGACCTATGTACGTTGTAATGAGTTTGCAAACAACTTTCTTGCAAGAAATATCGAACGTCTGGGAGGTGAGGTATTTATTCCGCCTTTTGCCGAATGGATTAATTATATTGCACACTGCCGCAGGGAATCGTGCCTTTTTGAAAAGGATTATAAGGGACTTTTCGGTGAGATTATCTCTGATATTGTTCAGAGGTACGATGCCTACAAACTTACGAAGGTGTTTAAAGGCAGAATCAGACATTTTCTGAAAGATGCGCCAATTAAAGAACTCATCAGGAGGGGGAAACCGTATATTGACGATTCCTACAAAGGTGATCCGGTGCTCAGCATGGGGAAGGTAATTGAATACGTTGAGGAAGGGTTTGATGGTATCGTTAACGTAATTCCATTTCACTGCATGCCTGGTACGGTGGTGAATGGCGTACTTGAAAGGTTTCAGAAAGATTTTTACGGCATGCCCTGCCTGAAGTTGTCTTTTGATGGCCAGGAACAAACAAATGAAGAAACCCGGCTGGAGGCATTTATGCATCAGGCATATCAAAGGATGGAGGGGAAAGTAAATTCTCATAAACATGGCACGGTAAGCCGTAGACAAAAAAGCAAAGTAAGCAGTAGGCCGATGGCAGTAGGCAAAGGGTGA
- the leuD gene encoding 3-isopropylmalate dehydratase small subunit, producing MKGKCWKFGNNINTDEIIPARYLNTTDTKELASHCMEDADPDFMKKAKAGDAIVAGDNFGCGSSREHAPIAIKAAGISCVIAKSFARIFFRNAINIGLPIFECPEAAEQIQEGDEIEINLAAGEILDHTSEKRFKFEPFPLEMHEIIEAGGLMNFVKMKMGVA from the coding sequence ATGAAAGGTAAATGCTGGAAGTTTGGAAATAATATTAATACGGATGAAATTATCCCGGCGCGGTATCTGAATACTACCGATACGAAAGAGCTGGCATCTCACTGTATGGAGGATGCTGACCCGGATTTTATGAAAAAGGCCAAGGCTGGCGACGCTATTGTGGCGGGGGATAATTTCGGATGCGGTTCCTCCCGTGAGCATGCGCCAATTGCCATCAAGGCAGCAGGGATTTCCTGTGTTATTGCAAAGTCCTTCGCCCGTATCTTCTTTCGAAATGCTATTAATATCGGGTTGCCTATTTTTGAGTGTCCTGAGGCTGCTGAGCAGATTCAGGAAGGCGATGAAATAGAAATTAACCTTGCGGCGGGGGAAATCCTCGATCATACTTCAGAAAAGAGATTCAAATTTGAGCCTTTTCCCCTGGAGATGCATGAAATTATCGAGGCTGGGGGATTAATGAATTTTGTAAAAATGAAAATGGGCGTTGCATAA
- a CDS encoding FprA family A-type flavoprotein, protein MQTLEITKDIHWVGVLNTTLRAFDVVFQTRFGSTYNSYLIQADKPTLIDCVHEKFDREYLEKLRSLINLRDICYIVVNHTEMDHTGALGLLLKETPNAQILATKTASLFLKNILHAEVKGKMVEDGECISLGNKQLKFIHAPYWHWPDTMFTYLEEEHMLFSCDGFATHFCDERLFDDLVDDFAEDFRYYFEHVMGPYRKKILEAIEKIKNLDIRLIAPSHGPILRTDPWKYINAYKDWSTPRKDPHKKLILVLYASMYGNTKKMAEAVARGASTMTTEVKLLDAANVSPEFMRCEIESAEGILIGSSTINGDALMPLWNIMNIMFSVNVKLKKCATFGTYGWSGEATRLMEDRLKGLKLHIVQPPVKVLFTPTEEDLKRCSIFGYDFAQSLTTSSAT, encoded by the coding sequence ATGCAAACCTTAGAAATCACCAAGGATATACATTGGGTCGGGGTATTAAATACCACTCTGCGGGCGTTTGATGTAGTGTTTCAAACCCGATTTGGAAGTACATACAACTCGTATCTCATCCAGGCAGATAAGCCAACACTTATTGATTGTGTTCATGAAAAATTTGACCGGGAATATCTTGAAAAACTCCGGTCGTTAATCAACCTCAGGGACATTTGTTACATTGTGGTAAATCATACAGAAATGGATCATACGGGGGCGTTGGGTCTTTTGTTGAAAGAGACACCGAATGCCCAAATCTTAGCCACAAAGACAGCATCTCTTTTTTTGAAAAATATTCTTCATGCAGAGGTAAAAGGAAAAATGGTTGAAGATGGTGAGTGTATCAGCCTTGGTAATAAGCAATTAAAGTTTATTCATGCGCCATACTGGCATTGGCCAGATACCATGTTTACGTATTTAGAAGAAGAGCATATGCTGTTTTCCTGTGATGGTTTTGCGACTCATTTTTGTGATGAACGGCTTTTTGACGATCTGGTCGATGACTTTGCTGAAGATTTTCGATATTATTTTGAGCACGTAATGGGTCCTTATAGGAAAAAGATCCTTGAGGCAATAGAAAAGATCAAAAATCTGGATATCCGGTTAATTGCCCCGAGTCACGGTCCCATCCTTCGAACCGATCCGTGGAAATACATTAATGCCTATAAAGACTGGAGCACGCCCCGAAAGGATCCCCATAAAAAGCTGATATTAGTCTTATATGCGTCTATGTATGGAAACACGAAAAAGATGGCGGAGGCGGTGGCGAGGGGTGCATCTACGATGACTACCGAGGTTAAACTGCTGGATGCTGCAAACGTATCGCCTGAATTTATGCGGTGTGAGATTGAATCTGCCGAAGGAATCCTGATTGGTTCGTCGACTATCAATGGCGATGCGTTAATGCCTTTATGGAATATTATGAATATTATGTTTAGTGTGAACGTCAAGCTAAAAAAATGTGCAACATTTGGTACTTATGGATGGAGCGGAGAAGCCACAAGGCTTATGGAAGATCGGTTGAAAGGTCTTAAACTCCATATTGTTCAACCGCCGGTAAAGGTCCTTTTTACTCCTACAGAGGAAGACTTGAAAAGGTGCTCCATCTTTGGATATGACTTTGCCCAATCCCTGACGACGAGTTCGGCGACGTAA
- a CDS encoding DNA-3-methyladenine glycosylase family protein translates to MPKILVKDFNLESTLLCGQLFRVSRMEDWYYVAARDRIFRVRQSSNHLEFQGTDQKFLTHYFALDEPYTTILQQITKDVHIGEAIRRHHGLRIIRQDPWECLISFLCSSAANIPKIKLNLEILAQFFGKSIEMKGFEGYSFPNPGELNDLERILRAKTGFRAKYIKAANDSVNEAFLQSLKKLSYIEAKKTLKQIPGVGDKIADCVLLFSLGFTEAFPIDTWMKKILQKLYFKNQEVSSQQLQAFGLKYFGRYAGYAQQFLYMLAREAR, encoded by the coding sequence TTGCCCAAAATCCTCGTAAAAGATTTCAACCTAGAATCTACACTCCTGTGCGGACAACTGTTTCGGGTATCCAGGATGGAAGACTGGTATTATGTTGCGGCGAGGGACCGCATCTTTCGTGTCCGGCAGTCCTCAAATCATCTGGAATTCCAGGGCACAGACCAGAAATTCCTGACGCATTATTTTGCCCTAGATGAGCCCTATACCACTATTTTGCAGCAGATAACTAAGGATGTCCACATTGGCGAGGCGATCAGGAGGCATCACGGTTTGCGCATTATCAGGCAAGATCCCTGGGAATGTTTAATATCGTTCCTCTGCTCCTCGGCGGCAAATATCCCCAAGATAAAATTAAATCTTGAAATACTGGCACAATTCTTTGGGAAGAGCATTGAAATGAAGGGATTCGAAGGGTATTCGTTTCCCAACCCCGGTGAGTTAAATGATTTAGAGCGGATTCTCCGTGCAAAGACGGGTTTCCGGGCAAAATATATTAAAGCCGCCAATGATTCCGTTAACGAAGCATTTTTACAATCATTAAAAAAACTTTCCTATATTGAGGCAAAGAAAACGCTGAAACAGATTCCCGGTGTCGGGGACAAGATTGCCGACTGCGTCCTTCTGTTTTCTCTGGGTTTTACCGAGGCATTTCCCATCGATACCTGGATGAAGAAGATCCTTCAGAAGCTGTATTTCAAGAATCAGGAGGTTTCGAGTCAGCAACTGCAGGCTTTTGGTCTAAAATATTTTGGCAGGTACGCGGGATATGCCCAGCAATTTCTTTACATGCTTGCACGAGAAGCCCGATAG